TTAGCAACGTTGGCAGGAAAAGTGGGACTTTCTAGTGATTTAAGTACAAAGGTTAATGATGCTAAAGTTAAAAGTACAGCGTTTTTGAATAAATTGAAGAGTTCTACTGCTGAATTTGATAAGGAAGGTGCTAGTGATGCTGATTCGAAGAAGGCTCTTCTTAAAGATAATGCTGATAAAACTAAGGGGAGAGATGAGCTTGATAAACTAAATACATCAATTGATATTTTGATGGCTAGTTCTAAAAAGGAATTAGATGATTCAATCAAGAAGCTTATAGAAGAACCTGTGAGACCTGATACTGTTGGGAATTGATAAGTAGTTAAATACAATCTTATAAGAATATATTAAGATTAGTTTTTTGATTGAAGGGTAAGTAACTGGGGAAATAAGGTTAATAAATATAAAGCTGAGAGTATAGTACTCTTAGTTTTTGTTTTGTTATTAGTTAATGTAAAATTTTTAGTTTTCTTTATCTTCTCTACAGTAAAACAATAAGATAAATCTGATGATGGTATTAAGCAGGAGGGATAGCTCTACGTTCATTA
The nucleotide sequence above comes from Borrelia duttonii Ly. Encoded proteins:
- a CDS encoding Vsp/OspC family lipoprotein, which encodes MEFAESVKEVHTLVKSVDELAKAIGKKVGAAGLGDIADHNGALIAGAYSVIEAVDAKLATLAGKVGLSSDLSTKVNDAKVKSTAFLNKLKSSTAEFDKEGASDADSKKALLKDNADKTKGRDELDKLNTSIDILMASSKKELDDSIKKLIEEPVRPDTVGN